The following coding sequences lie in one Calidithermus timidus DSM 17022 genomic window:
- a CDS encoding ATP-dependent helicase has product MAVRLTDEQEAIVAHDHGPALVFAVAGAGKTTALVHRVERLVRQRVFDPRRILLTSFSRMAVADLKRALSVWPHCDAVRTSTLHALGLWIVRRAAKEGLVALKDEPLGEGHERALLAKALRRARELRVDYADELETLDLEDFLSYVGACKGNLHYADLEAAALPPQARKVAQQAQAPAGLEWYLDLYRLYERVRQEEGVLTYDDLLLVGWELLVRHGGLTQTLARGFQAVLVDEFQDVNLAQSEILDLLTPERNYMVVGDDDQTIYEWRGASPRFILEFERRYGAKKYLIRDSFRCSAAQVALAGRLIAHNRQREPKRLSLTRGFEGQVFVHSPQSVPDQARALVGEIAEALRRGKRLGDIAILVRLYAQTPYIEQALIEAQIPYRVVGSPPFYRRPEIETLLAYLELGRLELTPNSDPDRLAQAWNLAYNRPTRYLSRTLAEAIRKRATAQRLPLSQALRQAALEAEAHLGERLEELAGVLEWLSQAQEQPAAGVLAALDARLEYSRYLRAHSGFPEVGEGKVASVKAFLDYARDKGSARELCEHLNRLADLQLGHEEGAEAITLMTVFRAKGLEWPLVFLPDCTEGTFPYGGNPNTEEERRLFYVALTRSKGDTHLYAPLSGTPSRFLREAEAAETLQAVERLGAALFKPAEELSSLETLTLARDLSALGLERYLYQWWPVPLEQARAVAQKVLRLFAAAEREGWLEALGLAPAQRRVWEALGPLETPPDPQEFRDLAQFLPRVPAPPEKLRPGHKVRHPQFGLGTVVHLEDGVAMVAFGDGLRRLALRYARLEVIGGSRSEEGGRRVR; this is encoded by the coding sequence ATGGCGGTGCGCCTGACCGACGAGCAAGAGGCCATCGTGGCCCACGACCACGGGCCCGCGCTGGTGTTCGCGGTGGCCGGGGCGGGCAAGACCACCGCGCTGGTGCACCGGGTCGAGCGGCTGGTACGGCAGCGGGTCTTCGATCCCCGGCGCATCCTGCTGACCTCCTTCAGCCGCATGGCCGTGGCCGACCTCAAACGCGCCCTCTCGGTATGGCCGCATTGCGACGCGGTGCGCACCTCGACGCTGCACGCGCTGGGCTTGTGGATCGTGCGGCGGGCGGCCAAGGAGGGCCTCGTTGCGCTGAAGGACGAGCCGCTGGGCGAGGGGCACGAACGCGCGCTGCTGGCCAAAGCCCTGCGTCGGGCGCGGGAGCTGCGGGTGGACTACGCCGACGAGCTCGAGACCCTCGACCTCGAGGACTTCCTGAGCTACGTGGGGGCCTGCAAGGGCAACCTGCACTACGCCGACCTCGAGGCCGCCGCCCTGCCCCCCCAAGCCCGGAAGGTGGCGCAGCAGGCCCAGGCTCCGGCGGGGCTCGAGTGGTACTTAGACCTCTACCGCCTCTACGAACGGGTGCGGCAGGAGGAAGGCGTGCTAACCTACGACGACCTGCTGCTGGTGGGCTGGGAACTGCTGGTGCGGCACGGGGGATTGACCCAAACCCTGGCCAGGGGCTTTCAGGCAGTGTTGGTGGACGAGTTCCAGGATGTAAACCTGGCCCAGTCGGAGATCCTCGACCTCCTCACTCCCGAGCGCAACTACATGGTAGTGGGCGACGACGACCAGACCATCTACGAGTGGCGCGGGGCCAGCCCGCGCTTTATCCTCGAGTTCGAGCGGCGCTACGGAGCGAAGAAGTACCTCATCCGCGATAGCTTTCGCTGCTCAGCGGCCCAGGTGGCCCTGGCCGGGCGCCTCATCGCCCACAACCGCCAGCGCGAACCCAAGCGCCTGAGCCTGACTCGAGGCTTCGAGGGACAGGTCTTCGTCCACAGCCCCCAGAGCGTCCCCGACCAGGCCCGCGCATTGGTGGGAGAGATCGCCGAAGCCCTGCGGCGTGGGAAGCGCCTGGGCGATATCGCCATCCTGGTACGGCTCTACGCCCAGACGCCCTACATCGAACAGGCCCTCATCGAGGCCCAGATCCCCTACCGGGTGGTGGGCAGCCCGCCCTTCTACCGCCGCCCCGAGATCGAGACCCTGCTGGCCTACCTCGAGCTCGGGCGGCTCGAGCTCACCCCCAACTCCGACCCCGACCGCCTGGCCCAAGCCTGGAACCTGGCCTACAACCGTCCCACCCGCTACCTGAGCCGCACCCTGGCCGAGGCCATCCGCAAGCGGGCCACCGCCCAGCGCCTCCCCCTGAGCCAGGCCCTGCGGCAGGCCGCCCTCGAGGCCGAAGCCCACCTGGGCGAGCGGCTGGAGGAGCTGGCGGGGGTGCTGGAGTGGCTGAGCCAGGCCCAAGAGCAACCGGCGGCGGGGGTGCTGGCTGCCCTGGACGCACGGCTGGAATACAGCCGCTACCTGCGGGCCCACAGCGGTTTCCCCGAGGTGGGGGAGGGCAAGGTGGCCAGCGTGAAGGCTTTCTTGGACTATGCCCGCGACAAAGGCAGCGCGCGGGAATTATGCGAGCACCTGAATCGTCTGGCCGATCTGCAACTGGGCCACGAGGAGGGGGCCGAGGCCATCACCCTGATGACGGTGTTCCGGGCCAAGGGGCTAGAGTGGCCCCTGGTCTTCCTCCCTGACTGCACCGAGGGCACCTTTCCCTACGGGGGCAACCCCAACACCGAAGAGGAGCGCCGCCTGTTCTATGTGGCCCTCACGCGCAGTAAGGGCGACACCCACCTCTATGCGCCCCTCTCCGGCACGCCCTCGCGCTTTTTGCGCGAGGCGGAAGCCGCCGAGACCCTGCAGGCGGTCGAGCGGCTGGGGGCGGCGCTGTTCAAGCCAGCCGAGGAGCTCTCCAGCCTCGAGACCCTTACCTTAGCCCGCGACCTAAGCGCCCTGGGCCTGGAGCGCTACCTCTACCAATGGTGGCCCGTCCCGCTCGAGCAGGCCCGCGCCGTAGCCCAGAAGGTGCTGCGGCTGTTCGCGGCGGCGGAGCGGGAAGGCTGGCTCGAGGCCCTGGGCCTCGCTCCCGCCCAGCGCAGGGTCTGGGAGGCACTGGGACCGCTGGAGACTCCGCCCGATCCCCAAGAATTCCGCGACCTGGCCCAGTTCCTGCCCCGCGTCCCCGCCCCCCCCGAGAAGCTGCGCCCCGGCCATAAGGTGCGCCACCCGCAGTTTGGACTGGGCACAGTGGTCCACCTGGAGGATGGGGTGGCGATGGTGGCCTTCGGCGACGGGTTGCGGCGGCTGGCCCTGCGCTACGCGCGGCTCGAGGTCATCGGAGGATCGCGGAGCGAGGAGGGCGGGCGCAGGGTTAGATAA
- a CDS encoding DUF2442 domain-containing protein encodes MVTADLLQQIEAARKAGELAERSEPVARHARYNPLSRELEVELRDGRRVSVSVDLIEGLQGASDEALSQVEVTPAGTGLHWEALDADVSVPFLVKGVYGTRAWMAQLGQRGGRVSSPAKAAAARENGKKGGRPRKSSASQPEKVPIASTDCTVQLRLPRTLYRQLQEGAREEGVALEAYLLTLVAQGVSHHRLHLELNNICQRLDRIEYRLLAWDWQIETQVRENAFESLRRPRVIALAENFQRFLGA; translated from the coding sequence ATGGTGACTGCTGATCTTCTTCAACAAATTGAGGCTGCCCGGAAGGCGGGTGAGCTGGCGGAGCGGTCTGAGCCCGTGGCTCGCCACGCCCGCTACAACCCACTGTCCCGGGAGCTCGAGGTCGAACTTAGAGATGGCCGCCGTGTATCGGTCAGCGTTGACCTGATCGAGGGGTTACAGGGGGCTAGTGACGAGGCGCTCAGCCAGGTCGAGGTGACCCCGGCTGGGACCGGTCTCCATTGGGAAGCGCTGGATGCCGACGTGAGCGTGCCTTTCCTCGTGAAGGGCGTTTACGGGACGCGGGCCTGGATGGCCCAGTTAGGACAGCGAGGTGGTAGGGTCAGCAGCCCGGCCAAGGCTGCAGCAGCTCGTGAGAATGGGAAGAAAGGGGGGCGGCCTCGAAAATCTTCGGCCTCACAGCCGGAGAAAGTTCCCATTGCATCCACAGACTGTACGGTTCAGCTGCGCTTGCCGCGCACCTTGTATCGGCAATTGCAGGAGGGTGCCCGGGAGGAGGGGGTGGCTCTCGAGGCTTACCTCCTAACCCTCGTGGCTCAGGGCGTGTCACACCACCGGCTGCACCTTGAACTCAACAACATCTGTCAACGGCTGGACCGCATAGAGTACCGGTTACTCGCGTGGGACTGGCAGATCGAAACTCAAGTCCGTGAGAACGCCTTTGAGTCCCTGCGTAGACCTCGCGTTATAGCTTTAGCAGAAAATTTCCAACGTTTCTTGGGGGCCTAG
- a CDS encoding ferredoxin, with product MPHVITEPCIGVKDNSCTEVCPVECIYDGGDQYYIHPDECIDCGACVPACPVSAIYPEEDVPEQWQSYIAKNRKMAGLE from the coding sequence ATGCCCCACGTGATTACCGAGCCGTGCATCGGCGTCAAGGACAACTCGTGCACCGAGGTGTGCCCGGTTGAGTGCATCTACGACGGCGGTGACCAGTACTACATCCACCCCGACGAGTGCATCGACTGCGGAGCCTGCGTACCGGCCTGCCCCGTCTCGGCCATCTACCCCGAGGAGGACGTGCCCGAGCAGTGGCAGAGTTACATCGCTAAGAACCGCAAGATGGCGGGGCTGGAGTAG
- a CDS encoding class I SAM-dependent methyltransferase: MHEGINQRSFHTMSIPQPQTNPYPQAKPGAKHCRACGHARLEPFYRAPNIPIHCIRLIATREEALTVPRGDLELAYCPNCGFIQNTEFDFALLSYDENYEETQGFSPTFGKFARELARKLVEDYGIRGKKLLEIGCGKGEFLLEVCKQGGNTGIGMDPAAVPSRLPEAQGIIEYVIDWYEKHAGRTPEADAVMHRHTLEHIPEVAQFVHMVRANMRSDALYFMEVPDVRRILEECAFWDIFYEHASYFTQGSLGRLHRQAGFHVLENLRAYNGQYILLYARPGEPNAPLPEEEDLELLNTLVPQFKQAVVQEIAHWQGLIRGWHAEGKKVVIWGAGSKGVSFLTTLGLQDEIEYAVDINPYKQGFYMPATGHKVVGPDFLEAYRPDVVLVMNPIYLPEIGKMLAERGLHPEMLGVGAR, encoded by the coding sequence ATGCATGAAGGCATCAACCAACGGAGCTTTCACACCATGTCCATCCCTCAACCCCAGACCAACCCCTATCCCCAAGCCAAGCCGGGGGCTAAGCACTGCCGGGCCTGTGGTCACGCCCGCCTCGAGCCCTTCTACCGCGCCCCCAACATCCCCATCCACTGCATCCGGCTCATCGCCACGCGGGAAGAAGCCCTGACGGTGCCCCGGGGCGACCTCGAGCTGGCCTACTGCCCCAATTGCGGCTTCATCCAGAACACCGAGTTCGACTTCGCGCTGCTCTCCTACGACGAAAACTACGAGGAAACCCAGGGCTTCTCCCCCACCTTCGGCAAGTTCGCCAGGGAGCTGGCGCGCAAGCTGGTCGAGGACTACGGTATCCGGGGTAAGAAGCTGCTGGAGATCGGCTGCGGCAAGGGGGAGTTCTTGCTCGAGGTCTGCAAGCAAGGCGGCAACACCGGCATCGGCATGGATCCCGCCGCCGTGCCCAGTCGCCTGCCCGAGGCCCAGGGCATCATCGAGTACGTCATCGACTGGTACGAGAAGCACGCCGGGCGCACCCCCGAAGCCGACGCGGTGATGCACCGCCACACCCTCGAGCACATCCCCGAGGTCGCGCAGTTCGTGCACATGGTGCGGGCCAACATGCGCTCCGATGCGCTGTACTTCATGGAGGTGCCCGACGTACGCCGCATCCTCGAGGAGTGCGCCTTCTGGGACATCTTCTACGAGCACGCCTCCTACTTCACCCAGGGCTCGCTGGGTCGCCTGCACCGGCAGGCCGGGTTCCACGTGCTGGAGAACCTGCGGGCCTACAACGGCCAGTACATCCTGCTCTACGCCCGCCCGGGCGAGCCCAACGCGCCGCTGCCCGAGGAGGAGGACCTCGAGCTGCTGAACACCCTCGTCCCGCAGTTCAAGCAGGCCGTGGTGCAGGAGATCGCCCACTGGCAAGGCCTGATCCGGGGCTGGCACGCCGAGGGCAAGAAGGTGGTGATCTGGGGTGCGGGCTCGAAGGGCGTCTCCTTCCTCACCACCCTGGGCCTGCAGGACGAGATCGAGTACGCCGTGGACATCAACCCCTACAAGCAGGGCTTCTACATGCCCGCCACCGGCCACAAGGTGGTAGGACCGGACTTCCTCGAGGCCTACCGCCCCGACGTGGTGCTCGTCATGAACCCCATCTACCTCCCCGAGATCGGCAAGATGCTCGCCGAGCGGGGCCTGCACCCCGAGATGCTGGGGGTGGGGGCGAGGTAG
- a CDS encoding methyltransferase C-terminal domain-containing protein, translating to MRKIHRCRSCGSAQLVSFLELGKLPQGLIPAQHLGVLEGRVPIELGLCQRCALVQQMIATRSPFSELEDFAYFGLGSAQDLQQLVEELDLGEGNVVLELGNPLAELRSKLQQSTVKVRGVENLSRDYTQHHPKVHLILAHNTLAETDDPGGFVAAIALALHEDGVALFESPYIRYLIEGREFDTLHPQHRSYFSVTSIQTLLLRHGLRLFRLERHPTRPGLLRFYASKTRPAEPSVYRYLELERRLGMSGLAFYQEFASRVASAREALLALLLELRAKGRRIAAYGASARAVLMLNYVGLGREVVEYVVDPDPFKQGLYVPGVHLPVFSPEHALVSRPDYLLILAWDYAQRIIEQQAEFTRLGGKFIVPLPHPEIVGPAVEEAVGVKR from the coding sequence GTGAGAAAAATACACCGCTGTCGCTCGTGTGGTTCGGCTCAGCTCGTGAGCTTCCTCGAGCTGGGCAAGCTACCACAAGGGCTCATCCCCGCCCAGCACCTGGGGGTGCTCGAGGGCCGGGTGCCCATCGAGCTGGGGTTGTGTCAGCGCTGCGCTTTGGTGCAGCAGATGATCGCCACCCGTTCCCCCTTCAGCGAACTTGAGGACTTCGCCTACTTCGGGCTGGGCAGCGCGCAGGACCTTCAGCAGCTCGTCGAGGAGTTGGACCTGGGCGAGGGGAATGTGGTGCTCGAGCTGGGCAACCCCCTGGCCGAGCTGCGCTCCAAGCTGCAACAAAGCACGGTGAAGGTGCGGGGGGTGGAAAACCTCAGCCGCGACTACACCCAGCACCACCCCAAGGTTCACCTGATCCTCGCCCACAACACCCTGGCCGAGACCGACGATCCTGGGGGCTTCGTCGCAGCCATCGCGCTGGCGCTGCACGAGGACGGCGTAGCGCTCTTCGAGAGCCCCTACATCCGCTACCTCATCGAAGGACGTGAGTTCGACACGCTGCACCCCCAGCACAGGAGCTACTTCTCGGTGACCTCGATCCAGACCCTGCTGCTGCGCCACGGCCTCAGGCTCTTCCGCCTCGAGCGCCACCCCACCCGCCCAGGGCTGCTGCGCTTCTACGCCAGCAAGACCCGCCCCGCCGAGCCCTCGGTGTACCGCTACCTCGAGCTCGAGCGCCGGTTGGGCATGTCCGGCCTGGCCTTCTACCAAGAATTCGCCTCCCGCGTGGCCTCGGCCCGCGAGGCACTGCTGGCGCTGCTGCTGGAGTTGCGGGCCAAGGGCAGGCGCATCGCCGCCTACGGAGCGAGCGCGCGGGCCGTGCTGATGCTCAACTATGTGGGCCTGGGCCGCGAGGTGGTGGAGTACGTCGTCGACCCCGACCCCTTCAAGCAGGGGCTCTACGTCCCCGGCGTCCACCTGCCCGTCTTCTCGCCCGAGCACGCATTGGTGAGCCGCCCGGACTACTTGCTGATCCTGGCCTGGGACTACGCCCAGCGTATCATCGAGCAGCAGGCCGAGTTCACCCGCCTGGGCGGCAAGTTCATCGTGCCGCTGCCGCACCCGGAGATCGTGGGGCCGGCGGTGGAGGAGGCGGTGGGAGTCAAGCGGTGA
- a CDS encoding NAD-dependent epimerase/dehydratase family protein — protein sequence MKILVTGYNGYIGSVMVPFLQKAGHEVVGLDSFLYQGCHFSEEPPAIPSLRVDVRQVEPEHFVGFDAVIALAALSNDPLGNLNAQTTYAINHYGVVRTAKAAKKAGVKRFLFASSCSLYGAGPQDFLDESAPFNPVTPYGESKIRCEFDLALLADENFSPTFMRCATAYGFSQRLRSDLVVNDLTGLAYLTGQIAMKSDGMPWRPFVHIEDISRAFLAALEAPRERVHLEALNVGQTSENYRVREVAQMVAEVVPGSEATFSDGAEPDIRNYRVNCDKIRAVLPEFKPVWTVRKGIEQLYDEYRRNPSLTLESFKSSRFMRIKRIKELQAEGRLDEGLYWKETVQ from the coding sequence ATGAAGATCCTGGTTACGGGTTACAACGGCTACATCGGCAGCGTGATGGTGCCCTTCTTGCAGAAGGCCGGGCACGAAGTGGTGGGCCTGGATAGCTTCCTCTACCAGGGCTGCCACTTCAGCGAGGAGCCCCCTGCCATCCCCTCCCTCCGGGTGGACGTGCGGCAAGTCGAGCCCGAGCACTTCGTGGGTTTCGACGCCGTGATCGCGCTGGCCGCCCTTTCCAACGACCCGTTGGGCAATCTCAACGCCCAGACCACCTACGCCATCAACCACTACGGCGTGGTGCGCACGGCCAAGGCGGCCAAAAAAGCCGGGGTCAAGCGCTTCCTCTTCGCCAGCTCGTGCAGCCTCTACGGCGCGGGGCCGCAGGACTTCCTCGACGAGAGCGCCCCTTTCAACCCGGTCACGCCCTACGGCGAGTCCAAGATCCGCTGCGAGTTCGACCTCGCCCTCCTGGCCGACGAGAACTTCAGCCCCACCTTCATGCGCTGCGCCACCGCCTATGGCTTCTCGCAGAGGCTGCGCTCGGATCTGGTGGTCAATGACCTCACTGGCCTGGCCTATCTCACCGGCCAGATCGCCATGAAGTCGGACGGCATGCCCTGGCGGCCCTTCGTGCACATCGAGGACATCTCCCGCGCCTTCCTGGCGGCGCTCGAGGCCCCCCGCGAGCGCGTGCACCTGGAGGCCTTGAACGTGGGCCAGACCAGCGAGAACTACCGCGTGCGTGAGGTAGCCCAGATGGTGGCCGAGGTAGTCCCCGGCAGCGAGGCCACCTTCTCCGACGGGGCCGAGCCCGACATCCGCAACTACCGGGTCAACTGCGACAAGATCAGGGCCGTGCTACCCGAGTTCAAGCCGGTCTGGACGGTGCGCAAGGGCATCGAGCAGCTCTATGACGAATACCGGCGCAACCCCTCCCTCACGCTGGAGAGCTTCAAGAGCTCGCGCTTCATGCGCATCAAGCGCATCAAAGAGCTCCAGGCCGAGGGCAGGCTCGACGAGGGGCTCTACTGGAAGGAGACCGTGCAATAA
- the rfbF gene encoding glucose-1-phosphate cytidylyltransferase, with protein sequence MKVVILAGGVGSRLSEETVVKPKPMVEIGNMPILWHIMMHYSHYGYNEFIIALGYKGEYIKKWFADFAAYSGNMSLDLGRGTIEVENPHALDWKVKLVDTGLHTNTAGRIKRLRPYLEESFFMTFGDSVSTVNLPQLLKFHKGHGKLATLTAVHPPPRFGQLILEGDRVADFSEKPLESAWINGGFAVLEPGVCDEYIEGDQSDLAETWERLSMAGELMAFKHEGFFQPMDAQRDKVYLEKLWESGRAPWKIWDEQARSLDGKVFGQV encoded by the coding sequence GTGAAGGTAGTGATTCTGGCGGGTGGGGTGGGCAGTCGGCTCTCCGAGGAGACGGTGGTCAAGCCCAAACCCATGGTGGAGATCGGCAACATGCCGATCCTGTGGCATATCATGATGCATTACTCGCACTACGGCTACAACGAATTCATCATCGCCTTGGGGTATAAGGGGGAATACATCAAGAAGTGGTTCGCCGACTTTGCGGCCTACTCGGGCAACATGAGCCTCGACCTGGGCCGGGGCACCATCGAGGTGGAAAACCCCCACGCCCTCGACTGGAAAGTCAAGCTGGTGGATACCGGGCTGCACACCAACACCGCCGGGCGCATCAAACGCCTGCGCCCCTACCTCGAGGAAAGCTTCTTCATGACCTTCGGCGACTCGGTTTCCACGGTCAACCTCCCCCAACTGCTGAAGTTTCACAAGGGTCACGGTAAGCTGGCCACCCTCACCGCCGTCCACCCCCCGCCCCGCTTCGGGCAACTCATCCTCGAGGGCGACCGGGTGGCCGACTTCAGCGAAAAGCCCCTGGAGAGCGCCTGGATTAACGGCGGCTTCGCGGTGCTGGAACCTGGGGTCTGCGACGAGTACATCGAAGGCGATCAGAGCGACTTGGCCGAGACCTGGGAGCGCCTGAGCATGGCCGGCGAACTCATGGCCTTCAAGCACGAGGGCTTCTTTCAGCCCATGGACGCTCAGCGCGACAAGGTGTACCTCGAGAAGCTGTGGGAAAGCGGGCGCGCTCCCTGGAAGATCTGGGACGAGCAGGCCCGCAGCCTGGACGGGAAAGTATTCGGGCAGGTTTAG
- a CDS encoding TolC family protein, producing the protein MQRAAISVVWILGGLAAAFGPEDALQYKDPRLELLKTQFDAAQQALQLAQLGISSRAVPTFNYGQSPDPYFFGNTITSNSYGLRFELGWTLNSSSIGQLSRSLEDVREAYLRLQRESTRSALQAHIRVWQQQLFLREAEARVGLAQARLAATRERREENQATDLDVQRAELGLEGARLNLELARSALNDAQRNAAAYGLRGTAENRTVRFATPEVDPKATPRYLSELANLTQAQIDSHSANFAWLPTFRIGLGMSSNRDAFGIGGALSFNEGVLGVGTSLELRKPSTDPNATVEPSWGLTLEAEINLYALIFNTSYGASARVQSQSLFLQTLQAQIAAELQARRERLALLERRLALGERAMALEQQYLAQSKALYDRGELTDEEYFERVADARSEIDHSFAWSEYVDAVSEYLELTGLPWTLRR; encoded by the coding sequence TTGCAACGTGCTGCAATCTCGGTGGTTTGGATTTTAGGCGGCCTGGCCGCTGCCTTCGGCCCGGAAGATGCCCTGCAGTACAAAGACCCTCGCCTGGAACTGCTCAAGACCCAATTCGACGCCGCCCAGCAGGCCTTGCAGCTCGCCCAGCTAGGGATCAGCAGCAGGGCGGTGCCTACCTTCAACTACGGCCAGTCCCCCGACCCGTATTTTTTTGGCAACACCATCACATCCAACAGCTACGGCCTGCGCTTTGAGCTGGGCTGGACGCTCAACTCCAGCAGCATCGGGCAACTCTCGCGCAGCCTCGAGGACGTCCGCGAGGCCTACCTGCGCTTACAGCGCGAGAGCACCCGCTCCGCTCTGCAAGCCCACATCCGCGTGTGGCAGCAGCAGCTCTTCCTGCGCGAGGCCGAAGCTCGGGTGGGGTTGGCCCAGGCCCGCCTCGCCGCCACCCGCGAGCGCCGCGAAGAGAACCAAGCCACCGACCTCGACGTGCAGCGGGCCGAGCTCGGCCTCGAGGGGGCTCGCCTGAACCTCGAGCTCGCCCGCAGCGCTCTGAACGATGCCCAGCGCAATGCCGCTGCTTACGGCCTGAGGGGCACCGCCGAGAACCGGACCGTGCGCTTCGCCACGCCCGAGGTCGATCCCAAGGCCACCCCGAGGTACCTCAGCGAACTGGCCAACCTCACCCAGGCTCAAATCGACTCGCACAGCGCCAACTTTGCCTGGCTGCCCACCTTCAGGATCGGCCTAGGGATGAGCAGCAACCGCGACGCCTTCGGCATCGGGGGTGCGCTCAGCTTCAACGAGGGGGTTTTGGGGGTGGGCACCAGCCTCGAGCTACGCAAGCCCTCCACCGACCCAAACGCCACCGTAGAACCCAGTTGGGGCCTCACCCTCGAGGCCGAGATCAACCTCTACGCCCTGATCTTCAACACCTCCTACGGCGCAAGCGCCCGGGTGCAAAGCCAGAGCCTCTTCCTGCAAACCCTCCAGGCCCAAATCGCCGCCGAACTCCAGGCCCGCCGCGAACGCCTGGCCTTGCTCGAGCGCCGCCTGGCCCTGGGTGAGCGGGCCATGGCGTTGGAGCAGCAATACCTCGCCCAGAGCAAAGCCCTCTACGACCGGGGCGAGCTCACCGACGAGGAATACTTCGAGCGCGTCGCCGACGCCCGCAGCGAGATCGACCACAGCTTCGCTTGGAGTGAGTACGTCGATGCGGTCAGCGAGTACCTCGAGCTCACCGGTCTGCCTTGGACGCTGCGGCGGTGA
- a CDS encoding LacI family DNA-binding transcriptional regulator produces the protein MPDSVTLSHVAREAGVSPSTVSRVINGTARVAPEKERAVYEAIRRLGYRPNLFAQGLARGKSMSVGVMTQDVASPYYGEVIKGIEQGLDGSPYYPIFASGHWRPEAEREAFKVLSGRKIDALIVMGGLLPDAELLEMAAHLPMVVIGRTVPGLEKDCLHADQVQGAYEATRHLIELGHRRIAHIAGPLYQQDARDRLEGYRKALAEANLNFDPRLVVEGDYHEPSGLMAVEALLSRGALFTAIFSSNDQMAYGARLALYRRGIQVPGEISLVGFDDLPISSYTTPPLTTVAQPTLEFGREAARAILAKLEGRPYSLPALANKLIIRESTALLRQGAR, from the coding sequence GTGCCTGATTCGGTCACCTTGAGCCACGTTGCGCGGGAAGCTGGGGTTTCCCCCAGTACGGTCTCGAGGGTCATCAACGGCACGGCGCGGGTCGCGCCCGAGAAGGAGCGCGCGGTCTACGAGGCGATCCGGCGGCTGGGGTACCGGCCCAACCTCTTCGCCCAGGGCCTGGCCAGGGGCAAGTCCATGAGCGTGGGGGTGATGACCCAGGACGTGGCCAGCCCTTACTACGGCGAGGTGATCAAGGGCATCGAGCAGGGGCTCGACGGCAGCCCTTACTATCCGATCTTCGCCAGCGGTCACTGGCGGCCCGAAGCCGAGCGCGAGGCTTTCAAGGTGCTCAGCGGGCGTAAGATCGACGCTTTGATCGTGATGGGAGGGCTGCTTCCCGACGCGGAGCTGCTCGAGATGGCCGCCCACCTGCCCATGGTGGTGATTGGCCGCACGGTGCCGGGCCTGGAGAAGGACTGCCTGCACGCCGACCAGGTACAGGGCGCTTATGAGGCCACTCGCCACCTCATCGAGCTGGGCCACCGGCGCATCGCCCACATCGCCGGGCCGCTGTACCAGCAGGATGCCCGCGACCGCCTCGAGGGCTACCGCAAAGCCCTCGCCGAGGCCAACCTCAACTTCGACCCCCGCCTGGTAGTCGAGGGCGACTACCACGAGCCCTCCGGCCTCATGGCCGTCGAGGCGCTGCTCTCTCGCGGGGCGCTGTTCACAGCCATCTTCTCCTCCAACGACCAGATGGCCTACGGGGCCCGCCTGGCGCTGTATCGCCGGGGTATCCAGGTGCCGGGGGAGATTTCGCTGGTGGGCTTCGACGACTTACCGATCTCGAGCTACACCACCCCGCCCCTCACCACGGTGGCCCAACCTACGTTGGAGTTTGGCCGCGAGGCGGCCAGGGCCATCCTGGCCAAGCTCGAGGGGCGGCCCTACTCCCTTCCCGCGCTGGCCAACAAGCTCATCATCCGCGAGTCCACGGCGCTGCTACGCCAGGGAGCGCGCTGA